From a single Phragmites australis chromosome 7, lpPhrAust1.1, whole genome shotgun sequence genomic region:
- the LOC133924990 gene encoding LRR receptor-like serine/threonine-protein kinase FLS2, translating into MVAWKRVKLHREMAFFKNTCDTSVSPVLAVLVVVLFLAAPAAAAASEASVSAQLEALLAFKKGVAADPLGALSNWTVGAGDVVGGLPRHCNWTGVACDGAGHVTSIQLLETRLRGTLTPFLGNISTLQVLDLTSNGFAGAIPPQIGRLGELEQLVLYDNSFTGGIPPELGDLGSLQLLDLSDNWLHGGIPSRLCNCSAMWALGVKANNLTGAIPDCIGDLSNLKILVAPVNNIGGELPPSFAKLTQLQTLDLSHNQFSGSIPPEIGNFLNLEILQLFDNWFSGAIPPELGRCKNLTLLNIYSNRFTGVIPTELGELTNLQALRLYDNALSSEIPRSLGRLTSLLALGLSMNQLTGSIPTELGELRSLRTLTLHNNSLTGTVPASLTNLVNLTYLTFSYNFLSGPLPEDIGSLRNLQQLVIQGNSLSGPIPASIANCTLLSNASMGFNEFSGPLPAGLDRLQGLIFLSLPNNKLSGDIPEELFDCGSLRTLTLAENNFTGGLSGRVGRLGELKLLQVQGNALSGTIPEEIGNLTKLIGLMLGRNRFAGRVPASISNMSSLQVLDLLQNRLGGSLPDEVFELRQLTILTAASNRFVGPIPDAVSNLRSLSLLDLSNNALNGTVPAELGGLDQLLTLDLSHNRLTGAIPGAVIANMRTLQMYLNLSNNMFTGPIPPEIGGLTMVQAIDLSNNWLFGGVPATLAGCKNLYSLDISANNLTGSLPADLFPQLDVLTSLNISGNELDGEIPSNIAALNHIRTLDISRNAFSGAIPQALANLTSLRSLNLSSNNLDGPVPGGGVFRNLSMSSLQGNAGLCGWKLLAPCHHAGKQGFSRTRLVILVVLLVTILFLLVTTLFLGYRRYKKGSSDGAASFSEAMVVPELRKFPYSELEAATISFDEGNVIGSSNLSTVYKGLLVEPDGKVVAVKRLNLEQFPAKSDKCFLTELATLSRLRHKNLARVVGYACVPGKIKALVLEYMDNGDLNAAIHGRGRDAPRWSVRERLRVCVSVAHGLVYLHTGYDFPIVHCDVKPSNVLLDGDWEARVSDFGTARMLGIHLMDAAAQSATSSAFRGTVGYMAPEFAYMRTVSTKADVFSFGVLMMELFTKRRPTGTIEEDGVPLTLQQYVDNALSRGLDGVLDVLDPDMKVATEADLSTAADVLSLALSCAAFEPVERPDMNGVLSSLLKMSKVCGED; encoded by the exons ATGGTCGCATGGAAAAGAGTGAAATTGCATAGAGAAATGGCGTTCTTCAAGAACACCTGTGACACTTCGGTGTCACCAGTGCTTGCTGTGCTAGTGGTAGTCCTGTTcttggcggcgccggcggcggcggctgcgtcgGAAGCGTCAGTGTCCGCGCAGCTCGAGGCATTGCTGGCGTTCAAGAAGGGCGTCGCGGCGGACCCTCTCGGCGCGCTGTCTAACTGGACGGTGGGGGCAGGCGATGTCGTGGGCGGCCTCCCGCGGCACTGCAACTGGACCGGTGTCGCGTGCGACGGAGCCGGCCACGTCACGTCCATCCAGCTCCTGGAGACCCGGCTCCGGGGCACGCTTACGCCGTTCCTCGGCAACATCTCGACGCTCCAAGTCCTCGACCTCACGTCGAACGGCTTCGCCGGCGCCATCCCGCCGCAGATCGGCCGCCTCGGCGAGCTCGAGCAGCTCGTCCTCTACGACAACAGCTTCACCGGCGGCATCCCCCCAGAGCTCGGCGACTTGGGGAGCCTGCAACTACTGGACCTCAGCGACAACTGGCTCCACGGCGGCATCCCGAGCCGCCTCTGCAACTGCTCGGCGATGTGGGCGCTCGGCGTGAAGGCCAACAACCTAACCGGCGCAATCCCTGACTGCATTGGTGATTTGTCCAATCTCAAGATTCTTGTGGCCCCCGTCAACAATATCGGCGGAGAGTTGCCGCCGTCCTTCGCGAAGCTCACGCAGCTGCAGACGTTGGACCTCAGCCACAACCAGTTCTCCGGCTCGATCCCGCCGGAGATCGGCAACTTCTTGAACCTCGAGATTCTCCAGCTGTTTGATAACTGGTTCTCCGGCGCGATCCCGCCCGAGCTCGGTCGGTGCAAGAACCTGACCTTGCTCAACATATACAGCAACCGGTTCACCGGCGTGATCCCAACCGAACTCGGGGAGCTCACAAACCTGCAGGCGCTGCGCTTGTACGACAACGCGCTCTCGTCGGAGATCCCCCGCTCGCTCGGACGGTTAACGTCGCTGCTGGCGCTTGGACTATCCATGAACCAGCTCACCGGGTCGATTCCGACGGAGCTCGGCGAGCTACGGTCGCTTCGGACATTGACGCTCCACAACAACAGCCTAACCGGAACGGTGCCGGCGTCCCTGACGAATCTTGTCAACCTGACATACCTCACATTCAGTTACAACTTCCTATCTGGCCCGCTTCCGGAGGACATTGGTTCACTCCGGAATCTGCAACAACTAGTCATTCAAGGCAACTCGCTCTCCGGCCCGATTCCGGCGAGCATTGCCAACTGCACGTTGCTGTCCAATGCGAGCATGGGGTTCAACGAGTTCTCCGGGCCCTTGCCTGCAGGACTTGACCGGCTACAGGGCCTCATATTCTTGTCGTTACCAAACAACAAGCTGTCCGGCGACATACCGGAGGAACTGTTCGACTGCGGCAGCCTCCGGACGCTAACCCTGGCGGAGAACAACTTCACGGGCGGCCTGAGCGGCCGCGTCGGCCGGCTTGGCGAGCTCAAGTTGCTGCAGGTGCAGGGGAACGCTCTGTCGGGGACGATACCGGAGGAGATCGGCAACCTGACGAAGCTCATCGGACTGATGCTAGGGAGGAACCGCTTCGCCGGGCGCGTCCCGGCGAGCATCTCCAACATGTCGTCCCTCCAGGTGCTCGACCTGCTGCAGAACCGCCTTGGCGGCTCGCTGCCCGACGAGGTCTTCGAGCTGCGGCAGCTTACCATCCTCACCGCCGCGTCAAACAGGTTCGTCGGCCCGATCCCCGACGCCGTGTCCAACCTCCGATCCCTCTCCCTCCTTGACCTGTCGAACAATGCGCTGAACGGCACGGTCCCCGCTGAGCTGGGCGGCCTCGACCAGCTCCTCACGCTGGACCTCTCCCACAACCGCCTCACCGGCGCCATCCCCGGCGCGGTGATCGCGAACATGAGAACCCTGCAGATGTACCTCAACCTGTCGAACAACATGTTCACGGGCCCAATACCGCCGGAGATTGGCGGCCTCACGATGGTTCAGGCCATCGACCTATCCAACAACTGGCTGTTCGGAGGTGTCCCTGCGACGCTCGCCGGGTGCAAGAACCTCTACTCGCTCGACATCTCCGCCAACAACCTCACCGGCTCCCTGCCTGCCGACCTCTTCCCTCAGCTCGACGTTCTCACAAGCCTGAACATCTCCGGAAACGAGCTCGACGGGGAGATCCCTTCCAACATCGCCGCACTGAACCACATACGGACGCTGGACATATCGAGGAACGCGTTCAGCGGGGCCATACCGCAGGCGCTGGCGAACCTGACAAGCCTGAGGTCTCTCAACCTCTCTTCGAACAACCTCGATGGACCCGTGCCGGGTGGCGGCGTGTTCAGGAACCTGAGCATGTCGAGCCTGCAGGGCAATGCCGGGCTCTGTGGGTGGAAGCTCCTCGCGCCCTGCCACCACGCCGGGAAACAGGGGTTCTCAAGGACAAGGCTCGTGATCCTAGTCGTGCTGCTTGTGACGATTTTATTTCTGCTTGTGACGACTCTATTCCTTGGCTACCGGCGGTACAAGAAGGGAAGCTCTGACGGCGCGGCCAGTTTTTCGGAGGCCATGGTCGTGCCGGAGCTGAGGAAGTTCCCTTACAGTGAGCTGGAGGCCGCAACCATCTCGTTCGACGAAGGTAATGTCATCGGGAGCAGCAACCTGAGCACGGTCTACAAGGGCCTGCTCGTCGAACCCGACGGCAAGGTGGTCGCCGTGAAGCGGCTCAACCTCGAACAGTTCCCGGCCAAGTCCGACAAGTGCTTCCTCACCGAGCTTGCGACACTGAGCCGCCTGAGGCACAAGAACCTGGCGCGTGTGGTCGGGTACGCGTGTGTGCCCGGCAAGATCAAGGCTCTGGTCCTGGAGTACATGGACAACGGCGACCTCAACGCCGCGATACACGGCCGCGGGCGGGACGCGCCGCGCTGGTCGGTCCGAGAGCGGCTGCGCGTGTGCGTCTCGGTGGCGCACGGGCTGGTGTACCTGCACACCGGGTACGACTTCCCCATAGTGCACTGCGACGTCAAGCCGTCGAACGTCCTGCTGGACGGCGACTGGGAGGCGCGCGTCAGCGACTTCGGCACGGCGAGGATGCTGGGCATCCATCTGATGGACGCCGCGGCGCAGTCGGCGACGTCGTCGGCGTTCCGAGGCACCGTGGGGTACATGGCGCCAG AATTCGCGTACATGAGGACCGTCTCAACGAAGGCAGACGTGTTCAGCTTCGGCGTACTCATGATGGAGCTCTTCACCAAACGACGGCCGACCGGGACGATCGAGGAGGACGGCGTGCCGCTGACGCTGCAGCAGTACGTCGACAACGCGCTCTCGAGGGGCCTCGATGGGGTCCTCGACGTCCTGGACCCCGACATGAAGGTCGCCACCGAGGCCGACCTGTCCACGGCGGCGGACGTGCTGAGCTTGGCCCTGTCGTGCGCCGCGTTCGAGCCGGTGGAGCGGCCTGACATGAACGGCGTACTTTCATCCTTGCTCAAGATGAGCAAGGTCTGTGGAGAAGATTAA
- the LOC133924992 gene encoding NAC domain-containing protein 21/22-like, which yields MSFIGMMEARLPPGFRFHPRDDELVLDYLCRKLSGKGGGGGTGAYGGVAMIDVDLNKCEPWDLPDEACVGGREWYLFSLHDRKYATGQRTNRATLSGYWKATGKDRPIRSRRGAGAVVGMRKTLVFYQGRAPRGTKTEWVMHEFRVEDPAVAVADRPNSPPKEDWVLCRVFYKSRTTTTRPPAGDEAGSLSSELISQSLPHMPPADAYLAFDRATAATIDGCYQQDAGLPAAQALPFRSLSSFRELLSSMVERNDGAVAKAEFHQDWTEAAYAQQSAVSPQTWSPFLSSG from the exons ATGAGCTTCATCGGCATGATGGAGGCGAGGCTGCCCCCGGGGTTCCGGTTCCACCCGAGGGACGACGAGCTCGTGCTGGACTACCTCTGCCGCAAGCTCTCCGGCaaaggcggcggtggcggtacCGGAGCATACGGCGGCGTCGCCATGATCGACGTCGACCTCAACAAGTGCGAGCCGTGGGATCTTCCAG ACGAGGCGTGCGTGGGCGGTCGGGAGTGGTACTTATTCAGCCTGCACGACCGCAAGTATGCGACGGGCCAACGCACCAACCGCGCCACGCTGTCGGGGTACTGGAAGGCGACGGGCAAGGACCGCCCCATCCGCAGTCgtcgcggcgccggcgcggtggTCGGGATGCGCAAGACGCTGGTGTTCTACCAGGGCAGAGCCCCCCGCGGGACCAAGACCGAGTGGGTCATGCACGAGTTCCGCGTGGAGGACCCGGCGGTTGCCGTTGCCGACCGCCCCAACTCACCTCCCAAG GAGGACTGGGTGCTGTGCAGGGTGTTCTACAAGAGCAGAACCACCACCACGAGACCACCGGCCGGCGACGAGGCCGGGTCACTGTCCAGCGAGCTGATCAGCCAGTCGCTGCCGCACATGCCCCCTGCCGACGCCTACCTCGCCTTCGATCGCGCAACGGCGGCCACCATCGATGGCTGCTACCAGCAAGACGCCGGCCTCCCGGCGGCGCAGGCGCTGCCGTTCAGGTCCCTGTCGAGCTTCAGGGAGCTGCTGAGCAGCATGGTGGAGCGCAACGACGGCGCTGTTGCAAAGGCGGAGTTCCATCAGGACTGGACCGAGGCGGCCTACGCGCAGCAGAGCGCCGTGTCGCCGCAGACGTGGAGCCCGTTTCTGAGCTCTGGGTGA
- the LOC133923658 gene encoding transcription factor PIF1-like: MEEGRAPSSTPPITRRSRSAEFHNFSERRRRDRINEKLKALQELLPNCTKTDKLSMLDEAIDYMKSLQLQLQMLVMGKGMAPVVPPELHQYMHYITADRAQMPPFRPSQQPRPFQIIQANPQRQSNVESDFLSQMQNLHPSEPPQNFLRPPKLQLHTQEQRGGLASTSHNGGWISERSSSYNFME, encoded by the exons ATGGAAGAAGGCAGGGCTCCGAGTAGCACTCCCCCTATTACCCGCAGAAGCAGATCTGCTGAGTTCCACAATTTTTCAGAAAGG AGGAGAAGGGATAGGATCAATGAGAAGCTGAAAGCACTGCAAGAGTTACTTCCAAATTGCACGAAG ACCGACAAGTTGTCCATGCTAGACGAGGCGATTGACTACATGAAATCCCTTCAGCTACAACTTCAG ATGCTGGTCATGGGGAAGGGAATGGCACCAGTGGTGCCTCCTGAGCTGCATCAATACATGCATTATATCACGGCTGACCGTGCCCAGATGCCTCCCTTTCGCCCCTCCCAGCAGCCCCGGCCATTTCAGATTATTCAAGCCAACCCACAACGACAGTCGAATGTCGAGTCAGACTTCTTGAGCCAGATGCAGAACTTGCACCCTTCTGAGCCACCTCAGAACTTCCTCAGGCCACCAAAATTACAACTTCACACGCAG GAACAGAGAGGTGGCCTAGCTAGCACGAGTCATAACGGTGGTTGGATTTCTGAGAGGAGTTCCTCCTACAACTTCATGGAATGA
- the LOC133924991 gene encoding uncharacterized protein LOC133924991, with protein MAAAAVTSPDAFTLHPNVAPPAATPADVDGDEFEFRVVPAAAAALSAADELFSGGKLVPFLPPPQPLPPPCSPPPCLELEPTSEPTSPRAPRCAGRRWRDLLLLVSNSRKAKSGGGGDDDKCADGCLKRRETHFRPLLSRDSSSSSSASSVDSGKNARRPPPPSRSPLRTRSAPVANLLHLMSRRPTGDRIGAADASLNLKRQEPCAHPLLTRVSSSSSASSSDSGRNPRAPWPQRAPARPSRPAVAAESPRVSASGRVVFRGLERSSSTPASAGIGPRRPRPRGMERSYSANVRVDPVINVFGFGHLFMPSSPAKEKKADKERDGAGRRNRPQKLAMVLRDPQD; from the coding sequence ATGGCTGCCGCAGCGGTGACTTCGCCGGATGCCTTCACGCTCCACCCCAACGTGGCTCCGCCGGCGGCCACTCCGGCTGATGTCGACGGCGACGAGTTCGAGTTCCGCGTCGTCccagccgccgcggccgcgctcTCCGCGGCCGACGAGCTCTTTTCCGGCGGCAAGCTCGTTCCTTTCCTCCCGCCGCCCCAGCCACTTCCCCCTCCCTGCTCCCCTCCACCGTGCCTGGAGCTGGAGCCCACATCCGAGCCGACGTCCCCTCGCGCACCGCGGTGCGctgggcggcggtggcgcgacctcctcctcctcgtgtcCAACTCCAGGAAAGCAAAgtccggcggcggtggcgacgacGACAAGTGCGCGGATGGGTGTCTGAAGCGCCGCGAAACACATTTCCGGCCGCTCCTCTCGCGCGactcctcgtcgtcctcgtcggcCTCCTCGGTCGACTCCGGCAAGAacgcgcgccgcccgcctccgCCGTCGCGTTCCCCGCTGCGGACGCGCTCCGCCCCGGTGGCgaacctcctccatctcatgTCAAGGAGACCAACCGGCGACAGGATCGGCGCCGCGGACGCGTCCCTGAATCTGAAGCGCCAGGAGCCGTGCGCGCACCCGCTCCTGACCCGCgtctcctcgtcgtcctcggcgtcctcctccgacTCCGGCAGGAACCCCCGCGCGCCGTGGCCTCAGCGCGCTCCCGCTCGGCCGTCGCgcccggcggtggcggcggagagCCCGCGGGTGAGCGCGTCCGGGCGCGTGGTGTTCCGCGGCCTGGAGCGCAGCTCTAGCACGCCGGCCTCGGCAGGCATcgggccgcggcggccgcggcccaGGGGCATGGAGAGGTCCTACTCGGCCAATGTGCGCGTGGATCCGGTGATCAACGTCTTCGGCTTCGGGCATCTGTTCATGCCGTCCTCGCCGGCCAAGGAGAAGAAGGCCGACAAGGAGAGGGACGGCGCCGGCCGCAGGAACAGGCCGCAGAAGCTGGCCATGGTGCTGAGAGATCCACAGGATTAG